The Pseudomonas sp. Marseille-Q3773 DNA window GTTCCAGCCTGATCGCCTGGTGGACGTGGTCAAGCAACGCCTGTTGCTGGATACCGCCACTGCGTGATCCCGGGCCCCTGCCGGTATAAGCTTGGCGTTTTGGACATGACGCAAGGCGGCAGGGATGTTTCTCAGTGAGCTGTATCGGTACCCGGTGAAGTCCGGGCAGGGGCAACGCCTGCAGGCTTCAGCGGTGGGGTTGTTGGGCTTGCAGGGCGATCGGCGCTGGATGGTGGTGGAGGAGGAGAACGGACGCTTCCTCACCCAGCGCGCCTGGCCACAGCTTGGCCAGATCAGGGCGAGCGATGACGACAGTGGCCAGTTGCTGCTCCAGGCACCGGGGCAGCCAGCGTTGTCGGTGTCGGTACCGTCCGCCGACGATGCACTGCGCGGCGTGACCATCTGGCGCGACACCCTGCGCGTGCCGGATGCGGGCGATGCGGCGGCGGCCTGGCTGAGCGAACTGCTGGGCAAGGCCGTGCGCCTGGTGCACTGCCCCGAGCAACGCGCGCGTTACCTGCCCAATGGCTACGGCTTGAACAGTGACCGGGCGGCATTTCCGGACGGTTTTCCCTTGTTGCTGATCGGCCAGGGCTCGCTGGACGAGCTCAGCCGGCGTATCGGCCGGCCGATGGAGATACTGCGCTTTCGGCCCAACCTGGTGGTGCAGGGGGCGGCACCCTTTGCCGAGGATGGCTGGAAACGGATTCGTATCGGCAGCCTGGAATTTCGCGTGCTCAAGCCCAGTGTGCGGTGCATCTTCACCACCATCGACCCGGCGACTGGCGAACGCAGTGCGGACCGCGAGCCGATGGCCACGCTCAGGACGTTCCGAGAGCGGGAAGGGGATGTGTTGTTCGGGCAGAACCTGGCGGTGGATGGCAGTGGGCAGCTTGCAGTCGGGATGGAAGTCGAAATTCTGGAATGACGGGTTGCCTGCACCGGCCTCGACGTGGGTTCACCGCGAAGAGGCCGGTACAGGTTCAGCGGCCCTCACATGTCGTCAAAGTACCGCTCATGCCAATCCACCAACGGCTGCG harbors:
- a CDS encoding MOSC domain-containing protein yields the protein MFLSELYRYPVKSGQGQRLQASAVGLLGLQGDRRWMVVEEENGRFLTQRAWPQLGQIRASDDDSGQLLLQAPGQPALSVSVPSADDALRGVTIWRDTLRVPDAGDAAAAWLSELLGKAVRLVHCPEQRARYLPNGYGLNSDRAAFPDGFPLLLIGQGSLDELSRRIGRPMEILRFRPNLVVQGAAPFAEDGWKRIRIGSLEFRVLKPSVRCIFTTIDPATGERSADREPMATLRTFREREGDVLFGQNLAVDGSGQLAVGMEVEILE